The following is a genomic window from Daphnia magna isolate NIES linkage group LG4, ASM2063170v1.1, whole genome shotgun sequence.
ACAACTAAAAACACATCAGTGTTGTCTTTTAGCACTTaacttgtttttcaatttgctactaaaaaaattatataggcTGTGGCCAAAATCAATTAATAAAAACCAACTTTCTCTAGGTAAACACCGTAAAAACTAcctttacatttttctttcaattaaACAGCTTTTAACATTTATCCAATCACTTTCCAGGCAAAGATACACAGGAATATGTGCTGAACTTTTGATGTGATCTGATGAAACTTAACTTGTTggcaaactaaaaaataatatcAAAACAAATACTTACCTACAATGtgatgtttgttttcttctgtgTTTATACTTGCTTCTTTGCACTGTTTACGTCAAAGGGCaacattttattattcaacCAGGACATGTCGGCCACGTGGggaaacaatttattttttaacacttAATTCGGAATCAGCCGTTTTCTTGTAGCATTCATAACTGCTAAGGATGGCACTGATGAAATGCAATACACCAACAAAAAAGCTATCACAAACAGAAATTCCAGCAGGTCTACAACGATGCTACAACCACAGACTAATATTAGAATCTAATCTTAGTCTGTGCTACAACTAACTTATTCTTGTTAACTAACGCCTACACACGGAGCATGTTCACATGTTCAGTCATTAACTGTTAAGTAACCAACATCGCCGTCTGCTAAATTTTAGTGGCGTTGTCATTTTCCAGTTTTGGATAAAAATATTTGTCGGACTACCAACAAATCGTAAAGAAAATCAGTTTTACATTAATTAGAAAATGCGTGAAAATTATCGTCGGACTTGGAATGAAAGTTAATATAATTTTGTTCCCTTTGACTTTGTATATTCTTTAACTGTAAGCATATTTAAGTGAACAAGGTTTTTTTCGTATGGGATGTTAGTGTATTTCGTCTCAGCAAACCAACGaaattttactttaaaaaGCAGAGCAGTAAAGCTATTGATAATTCAATAAATGCtatgaaaaccaaaacaatAGTCCTTTTAATACAGAATATCTTGCCCTTTTTCCTTGAAATTATTGGGTAAAAgtaaatttttccttttttgtaatCACGATTATCTTGTCCAGGCTTGGTTTAATAGACCTCAGTAATCTATTCATCCGTATAATAATAGTCCTCTTGCATACCGTTACAAGGACCATCATGGGGACCATTTGCACAACAGTTGATTACGAAAACAGCGGCATATCCTTGTTTTTCTACGACTCCATTAACGACCAATCTAACGCCATACAATATATGAAATGGTACCTTGCCACCCGGAGCAAAAACTATGGAAACCATAATTCTTGCCTCCACGGAGGCGTTAGGATTGATTGCCTGGCATTGCTTGAGTAAATTACGGGCACGGAACTCAAAAGATTTGAGGCTTCCGTTATTAAAGCCACTGTGCATTAGGACAAGATTGTTCACATCAGAACCAGATCCCCCTAACATACAGCCAATGATGTGGCCTGCGTGGTAATCATCCGGTAAAttgaaacttttcttccattttttcgCCACGGAATTGTTTGTGTTACTACCTTGACCCAAGTTTTCTAGCCTTACAACAGCGGAAACCCTGAGTATACGCCTTCCATCCGGTAGAGTAATGTCAGAATCAACATTGACTTTagtttcgtttcttttctcttcagGTTTATCATCTTTTGTTGGTTTTTGGGGCTCCTTTTCGTCGTCTCCGCCTCCAGCTTTTCCTTCGTTTACATCTGCCAAATATAATCATGTGTTAAGCAGAAGGAATACATACCAATCTCTGTTGGTGTCATTGAATCAATTTCATCATACGGTACCTTCCTTGTTCTGATCAGCGGAATCTCTCTGCCAAATCTTTTCATATTGTGATTTTTCGCTATTTCCTTGTTTATTACTTTTCATGCCCACTCCTGTACTGAAACGATTTCTTGTTTATAATGAGGCTTATAATATTGGCTTGATGAATTGTCATAaccttttttaatgtttttcatCCTTTTGTTCAAAGAAGATTGGGCCGTTTTAAATTCTTCCACCACTTTTTCAGCTCCGGCAATCGTGGGATGGGTACCATTCCAGTCCAAGAAAAGTGTGACCGTTTCGTATGCAGACACGAAGCCTCCAACGACAACGGTAGCCTTTCCAACTCCCTTTACTGTAGCCATAAATGCGGACTTTCCCGTTTGCTGGAGTGTAAGGGCAAGTCCTGCCATGTGTGCGCTTCTGTTTATCATTTCTGCGTCGCTAATTTTAACCATTTTCTTGTCTAACTTGTTCGCTTCGGCTGAGAGTGCGCAGTAGAGCAGGGCCGTCTGGACATCGAGTTCCTGAGCCGAACTTAGCCTGTGAATATCAGACTCCAGCCGTTTGATTAGCTTTTCGTGGACTTCGCAATGTTCTTGATATGCATCTATGTGTTTCTTCATTCTCTCTCGGAATGCGTGGGATTCAGTGCTGTCTACAAATTCTGTGACTAAATTCACGCTAGCTCCAGCTGCCGTTGCAGCCAGAGACCATCCGAAAGTGAAGGGCACTAGACACACACCAGCAATGCCTATAACCGTTCCAGTTGTTTTAGCGATGTTCTTTTTTAGTTCGTagcttttcatttcttcaatcAATCCGTTTGGTCCTTCAAACTCGTTCAAAATTTGGGAAATAACTTTAGTCAGCTTTTCCAGAGCTTTAAGCAGTTCCTCGACAAGACCCATGATTTCCCCGGAAaaatctggaaaaaaaaacccttgtAATTATAAGAATTTTGTACTACCTCAAATAAAACAAGATGACAACAACTTACTGTACGTTTGAAGATGTGACAATTGCGAAAAACGAAAGgctgtttttaaaatgtggcaAATTCCAGGACCagactaaatgaaaaaatgcgaATTACTTAATCTTGTTGTGCCTAATATCTGAATCAGGCAAGGGGAAAACGGATTAATGCAACATTACATCGTTTTAAAACTGAGGCGGTTTACCAGCGATAGATCTCTTGAACTTCTAAGTGTTACGTCTAAAGCTTGTCAGCTACATCTGAATGTGTCTCCCACCAATTTTTCCACGCAAGTTTGCCTAGCCAAATAGTCCTTTCCCGACAAATGTCGCACCCACGCGATGCCAAAGTCCAACAACAACTAAAGAGTTATATCAGCAAGGTCATCTTCGTCACGCTCTAGCTGAGCTATTGCTTTATAGCACTCGTTTCCTCTCTGTTTCTTTCCCTTCTATATTTACATTCCCCTTCCATTAATGATTAGAACTGCAAACATTTCAGACGTGCAATAAAACAGATGAAGCTATTTCTATGGAATCGGTTGCCGTGGGCATAAAAAGTATTTAAAAGCAGGAAGACAGAAAGTGAATGCTTATTAACGTTATTAGTACACGCTATAATAACTCTTGATAGATTTCAACAACAGTGGATTATCATTACGAATAGCTGAAGATATGGATTGCTGTACAGCAACATCATCATCTCATCCAGTCGGTTAACAGTTCCGCATCGACGGTGGCATGATCCGATTCATTGTGTAGTTAACGAAAATTATACAAATATCCGTGTAGTGTTTACAGTTGCTCTCATTGGCTCCAATTTAACAAAAGAAAGGCTGTTCTGGGCGCCAAGGTGGTAGAGAGTGGCTCTATCTAAATACGTAGGATGAGTAGCGTGCGATAAACGTTCATAAATAGACCACCTTGTTTGAACTTTTACACCGTAACACATAGTGTTTCGTTTTGATAAAGCTACACCTACGACGATTCTAAAGGTCCGGCATTTAGTGATTAGTGACAGGGGTTTCGGCCGTTAACTGGTCGAATGTTGATAGAGCTTAAGATGCATACTAGacagtaaaagaaaaataaacaaaaacagctcACCGATACGAATTGTTGCTAAGGAGGTTGACGTCAAAAAATGTGTAGGCTTATAGCATTATCTCGTTCTTTCTGTTGTTTCCCCCCTTGTTTATTTCTCGGGGATAGAGTCCTAAGTAGATAATACGATTTTACATTTAGTAATCTCTATTTATGGTACGTGAGTGAGCGTATCGTAAAAACCAGTGATGCATATTCACCAGTTCAAAAACAGGGTCCAATAAAATTTTCGGTGAATACtgaaaagccaaaaaaaaattcaaatggctCTTTTTTCTGCCGCTGCATTTTTTGGCGTGTCATTAGTGTACGGTTGCTGGACGGCAAGCTCATCAAAAGCCTTTCTTTCCATGGAACTGCAAAAATCTGAAAAACAACTGGACGCAAAGGTTAATCAACTAGAAGAAAGGAATAGCCAATTGCAGACCAAAAATGTGCAAATTGAAGGAAAAGTAACACAATTAGAGGCTCTGCTTCAGCAACCAGAATCGATTATGACTGACCTGTTGCATCAAAAGAACGGATTGGCAGCCAACTCAAAATACTTCGACAGCAACCGAGCAATCATCAATGGAACATCAAAATTATGCTCGTCGAATGTACGGATGATTGGGCACAATGCAAATGGAATATATTCGCGAATGGAAATGCGTGACTCCGCCTACTGCGATTCTGATGTTTTTGGTAATCATGTCTTATTTGATTGCCTGTTCCCTGAAAAacaaacgttaaaaaaaaaaatctgaattcatttttgaacTGAGTAGGATTCCCGAAGCAGATTAAACACAATGACATTAAATCAGTTCCAATTAACCTACATGCGCAAAGAAACAGTTCGTCTTCGATAGCCTTCACATCGTTCCCGTTCGACCTTGCAGTCTTGCACCAATCACCAACAATCGATGTGAGGCGCAGCGGGGCACCCCCACTAGAGGGGAATtgcatttttccttttacaGGATTGGTCCATTTCCCATCCGCCACAGCTATGGACGAAGGGGGACCTTTACCTGGATGACAAGAGACTTGGTATGGGttaagttgaagaacacaatAGCATAAAAATGTATCCAAGTTGTTGACTTTAAACAATCAACgatgaatttaaaaatgaatagcATTCAAAATTTGGCTATAAAGATTCGTTACATGCATAACGAGAGTAACCTTAACATAGTTTTACTAGCTTTTTGCAAGAGGGCAAATAGAGGTGATAATTTCACCTTGTTCTAGAGGTTATCATTTGTTTATCAAAAatggattcgaactcgggatgtctgaaaaaaatatttgttaaaaacaattttagcTGTTATCACAAGTGTTTGCGTGAGACCCACACATAAACAATTGCGTCTTTACATTTCAGTTATCTAGCACGTAGTAATATTAACGTTTGAAAAATTCGTGTTGCACATCAACCTGTGATAGTAACTGCCAGTAGCGATTGTTGCCATCGTGACAAACAAATAACGTGTGTAACTGGCGACCTTTCTTATACGACGGTTATTTGCCTTTCACGTGGCAAACGGTTTTTTTATGACTAATGTAACATTTGGCAATGCAATAGGTCTTAATGATAATCTTTAATCAAGATGATAGCCCCTCACGTTTAATGATGCACTGAATTCGAGTGGCATTCACGAAACATTTGGCTAGAACATTTTGCATTTCAAATCAATTGTAAAAAGGTCTAGGCTTAAATTCTACCACGTACAGCAGGATTTTGATTAACTGTCAGCAAAAAGCACCAACTTGATTCTTGTGCCGTTGGATTCAATAACTCATGTTTTTACCCATACGGTTAAAATAGATCGACCCTTTTCTTAATGTCTCCCATATAACGCGtcgcataaaaaaaatgcgtgaCAACATATGATAGCCCTTAGCAACAACATAGACGAGATTaagtttttatgttttatcaCTAGCAGGGTGAGATCATCACTATATTGGGGACTTAATGTAAGAATCTTGATTTAGGATGACGTCATTATTCTGCATCATTTTCAACGCCTACGACCCCTTTTGCCTTAATATTTTACGACCAACCCACGCTAACAAGTAATCGCCCTTCGCTTTACCAAGAACTGTTCATAAGCTCATTGCGTCAGGCTTTACTTATTACCGTTAGGCTACTTGTTGAACTATATGGTATAGAAATCTAATGACAGTGATTAAATAAAGTTAGGAAAAATcatccaaataaaataaaaaatgagtGCAGCTAATGAAGCCCCTTCTTGGttatcattttttcttttgtttggaaCAATGAAGGCATAGTGTTTCACATTATACCAATATTTAGCAGCTGAAGTACTGATGATCCAGGGATTGGTAACGGCTACGTGCTTATGTTGATAACGATTGAGAAACGTACTCTGGATGACAATCCGTAAATTTGCAACCAAACTTCATCTTCTGTTTGCAAATTGAGAGTCGATTGAAGACTTAACGGGCTGTACTGATGCATGTCAACGCTAGCCTGTTCAAACCAACCCAATCCGCTGAACGAGAAGAAACATCTTCCAGTTCGAGGAACCGTGAATATTCCCGATGTCAGCgtagccaattcatttctgGAAGCCTGGTAAAATAAACTTATCAGTTAGtgtcaaatgaaaacaaatctAATCAATTTGTACCTGCATCGTCAGGAAGTTTTGCAAAGGTGCAGAAAACTGTTTCGATCATAGTTGCTCCTACGACAGAATCCGTTCAAGGCACGACCCAGTCGTTGGAGATCTCTACAGGATGTGGGCACTAGAGCTACGTCCTCTGCGCCAGAAACGGTGGAATCCACGAAGGGGTTAATGGTTGGTAAACGATGTTCCCTTTGCAAGGAAATAATAATTGACTGTAGCTCTTTCGTTGTGATCTCTAGTTGCGTCATCACGTTTGCTTCTAGTTCGTACACTTTACTTGCCAAGGTTTGCCTAAGTTTGTACTCATACAAAATAGATTAATCAATTAGTTCAAGACGAATATTATACCAAAAGACGTCTTACATCTTGCTTAATTTTTACCTCGAGTTCAgcgtttttcattttagaaGAGCTACCTTAGCTAACAAGCTCTCCATAACTTCCTTGAGTTGAAGCTCAATCATACAAAGATACAGGCAAACGCCGTTGTGATAAGTACAGGTTAATCCGAAAATTTAATAAACTTACAAAGTTTTCAgtaaatttttgttgtttgtccTCCGTTGTAAAGGCACCGGTAGAACAACCAAAAGGCAAACATGTAGGCCTATCACTCTTTCTAAATCAAAGTAGTTAGCCATGTTTTTGGAGGAGGGAGGTGGGATTTTGCACTGAACTAGCGAGCTGATTAGCGAACTTGAGCTACGAGACTCGTGCGTGACTTTCTTGACCATAATATCTTTATTTCAAGATTAGCTTAAATGTAAGactttgtttcttctttttctcatgTAAACACAATGCAATAGTTTAGCTAACGGGTAGTGTTGTTCGAACTATGGACATGCTCAGGTGGACGTTATGTGTCCCGCCATATTTGTCGGTCTTACATATGCCGGTAGCCTGAATTCGCCGAGAAATTAGGACCGCCCTCAGAGTGCGATTGACACTTATCCACCTGTACTCTCAGCATCTTTGCTCGAGCGTGACGGTTTGTTCTCAAAGTATTTTGGTTGAtttcttaatttaaattttaaattacagTCATCTTAAGTCTTATTCGACTGAAAATGTTTGTTGAGTTCCGTACGTCGCAGTTTGCCGTCTTACTCtgttcaaaaacaaatgaaacgtAAAAGGCTACGTTGTCATTTCAAAGAAATTATTCTCGTGCCTTTTCTACtcatgttttcattttatgtaaCTTGATCGCCCACCTGTTTGAAGTCGAAAAACGCGCCATATTCAAGCAaccgaaagaagaaaaatttttgttgtgtaGGCTCTCATGTCTGCTTAATTGCCATTAATTTCTTTGAGAAATAGAAAACTCGAAATTATTGCGaccaattaaaaaatagcaagGTGGCAACTTTTCCCTTCCCTTCAAGTTTCCTAGAATCCTTATTAAACTGCATCATTTATTAACCTTTAAGTCTAGAGTTTGTTGCGACTTTATGTAATTCATGACGATATTTTGATTAACTTATTTCAGTTATTATTTGCGAATACCACAATATCGCTCAAGATATTAGAAACGCAGGGTGAAGCCTGAAGGATGGAAGGGGAGAACTTCAAAACACTTGGTAATTATTAACCAAACAAAATtagtttatatatataatggATTTTGGGGTTTCAAAGTATTGATTTCTTGGTTTTGTGTTGGTCAGGGACAATTGGTGACTATGAAATTGGTGCTAAATGGCAGTGGAAATTCAGTGCAGGCACAATCCAGACATTTTACCTGAAAACCTTGCTGTGCATTTCACTGGTATTAATGGCAAGTACTTGtatattttttgggctacaGTCCTCCAGATTATTGGACAGAGAAGCAGAACTTCATCAGATCAGCTTAACAATCCTGAAACTCCAGTCTGAAGTACAGTTGGAGTTGAAAGAAATCAGAAAACTCAAGGCAGAACTGTCTGTTGAATCAAGCACAAGAGAAAGTGATGAAGAGGACAGCCCTGTTATCCGGGAAAAAAGGAGTATTTCCAAAGGGAGTTACAACAGTAAGGATACAAAGCCTTCAAAGGCAAAGAAGAACTCTACGACTGACAAAAAATACCATCCTAACTACAACACTAAAAATGCACCACCTAAGGGTATCTTTTTTctggattctttttcttctcacATTCAGTTCTTacacaaatacaaaaaaaaaaaaataaataaataaaaaaacaaaaaaacaaaacaaaacaaaacaaaaaaggaaaaaaaaaatttaaaacaaaacaaaaaacaaacaaacagaaaaaatagaacaaactaaccaaacaaaagaaagcaaaacaaataaaaaaaccaaacaaaaacaaaaaaacaaagattatgaATTTATCCTATCCTTCTTGTGGTGTAGTGTGATGGGCAATTATTTAACTAATATTTTCAACTAGACTTGCTGCAATGAACTCCTTGGCTATATCTATCCTTAACTTCCTTTAATATTCTCTTTGGTAATGGCTCTTAAAAATGAGTGTATTAGTTACTCCTTTAACACCTTCCAGGATTCTCTTTGCATTGTGTGACTTACCAGCATCACGAAGCTATCAGCCGTAATCGATaaagtttatttatttaccttTTCATAGTTACTGCCATCCATCTGGAACGGAACGTGACCTTTTCGGTCACGGGTTCGAATGGCATCATTAATCGATGGCATCCACAGTGGCTCCCGTCCGGGTTGGAAAGCTTTGAATTAGAAGACCACAATTCCAGTTTAGTTATTCCGAGTACTGGATTGTACCTTATCTATGCCCAGGTTCTAAAGCTAAAacgtttttaatttttctattcttaATTCAATTTGCTGTGGCTTATAGCTTTGCTACGCAGCAACAAAAGATAACAATAGTTATGAGGTACGGGTGATTAACCAAGGAGCCGCCAGTTCCCATTCAAAGATCATAGCACAATGTAGTGCTGGAACAACGATTTTAGACAATGATATTACGTGCTATACGTCAGTTGCTCAAGTAATGTCACAAGCATTTAGCTCCTATCCAGATAGTTTCCTAATTAGTAAAATCTTCACAGATTCTACAAGCTAACGACAGAGTGTACCTGcaacaaatacaaaaacatcGACACTTATTAATGAGCATGGGTCGAAGCTTTTTGGGAATCGTGAAGTTGTCGTAAATAATTGccattttatttgattttgaacTAATGAAAGTTTTTGAATTTGTGGTGACTTTAATTCATCGTTCGCAGCAAATgcagaaaatagaaaaaaatgtgataaaaGCTGTCGATTATGTTTTGTGCCATAATAAATCAAGggatttcaaataaaaatacaaccTTCTAACTGTTTATCAAATCTCTTGATCAGAACTGTGACATTAAAATGTCGACAGTTCTAAAGTGTGTATTGCTCTTTGAGTTTTAATGTAGttctttttctccctttttttccgaCCATTTAACGCATAAACGATAACGCGTTGCACTGGTTCGATTAATTCTGACGATTCATATAAATTAACAATAAGAAAGGGAATCACTATCACGTTAATTCAAAAATTAGAAAGCGAAGGGGGAGGCAAGCTCAAAAAATAGAGAAGTACGTTAGGATTACAAGGGGGGGATAGGTACTTCCATTCtggacaaaaaaagaaaaccaaacacACAAGCGCATCATGATTTTGCTGAAGGACTGTCGTACGAGTCTGTTAAAATCAATCGAGTGATTCCGGCATTTTCTGCACGAATGATGTAGAAAAAACAAGGCaataaaaagacaaaaatcaGACTCTCCATTGTCgatttatttataaaataaataattagaagaagaaggagaaataATCACCGTCACTGCTGTACGCCGCTGTTTCCATATTTATATCAGCGGAGGCAATTGCCGTGCTGCAAATGTCAACTGAAGAAGGTTCCGATGAGAGCTGAGGAGCTTGCTCGTCTATTTTTATGAATACAACGTCAATAACAAACTATTTACGGTATAAGATGTCTTCAACAGTTTACCTGTTATGGCATAGATTACTCCTGTGTGGGGATCAAGTATGCTTGTTTCCACATTAGTTATGTTGGCAACTTCACGGATACCTCCATCATCTTCTACTAACCGAGTAGTCGCACAAACGACTGCGTGctctccatttttttcaaGAGTTTCTCGTGTCGGAAAGGTGAAATTATGACTCAGGGGAGCGGTGATGGAGTCAGTAGCTTTACCTTTTAACCCATTATCATTTACTTCTTCTATAAATGTCAAATTGCACACATTTTATAGTGTGgaataaattttgaaaatcatATCAATTGCGCTTACCGCAACTTGGGATTTCATTGCGAATTTCACGATCCACTTTTGCTTCATGGACTCCTTTTATATCGGTAACCGTTGCAATAGCTGTCTTCACTGAAGCTCCATTTAGCTCCGAGGCTGCAGAAGTTGACATAATATCGCCGAGGATGATTGATTTACCCACGGCTTCATTACTTAGTTCAAGAACGTAAACATTTTTCTAATAGAGATCAATAACAACACAACATGTCGAGAAAGTTGTTATAAAGccacacaaagaaaaacagttcaaagaaaaaatattaagtACCTGCGTCGTCGCTCCCGTAACGGTCGTTGATACAATTTTTTGCGTTGCGTGATTGACACCAGTGATTCCACTGCCACCGCTGACTACATTCGCCCCGCTTGGGACCGATATAATGCGAACATTGTTAGGAAATGTTACTTTTGTCCCCGTCGGTGTGCTTACAG
Proteins encoded in this region:
- the LOC116933905 gene encoding uncharacterized protein LOC116933905 codes for the protein MGLVEELLKALEKLTKVISQILNEFEGPNGLIEEMKSYELKKNIAKTTGTVIGIAGVCLVPFTFGWSLAATAAGASVNLVTEFVDSTESHAFRERMKKHIDAYQEHCEVHEKLIKRLESDIHRLSSAQELDVQTALLYCALSAEANKLDKKMVKISDAEMINRSAHMAGLALTLQQTGKSAFMATVKGVGKATVVVGGFVSAYETVTLFLDWNGTHPTIAGAEKVVEEFKTAQSSLNKRMKNIKKGVGMKSNKQGNSEKSQYEKIWQRDSADQNKEDVNEGKAGGGDDEKEPQKPTKDDKPEEKRNETKVNVDSDITLPDGRRILRVSAVVRLENLGQGSNTNNSVAKKWKKSFNLPDDYHAGHIIGCMLGGSGSDVNNLVLMHSGFNNGSLKSFEFRARNLLKQCQAINPNASVEARIMVSIVFAPGGKVPFHILYGVRLVVNGVVEKQGYAAVFVINCCANGPHDGPCNGMQEDYYYTDE
- the LOC116921182 gene encoding uncharacterized protein LOC116921182 isoform X1; translation: MEGENFKTLGTIGDYEIGAKWQWKFSAGTIQTFYLKTLLCISLVLMASTCIFFGLQSSRLLDREAELHQISLTILKLQSEVQLELKEIRKLKAELSVESSTRESDEEDSPVIREKRSISKGSYNSKDTKPSKAKKNSTTDKKYHPNYNTKNAPPKVTAIHLERNVTFSVTGSNGIINRWHPQWLPSGLESFELEDHNSSLVIPSTGLYLIYAQLCYAATKDNNSYEVRVINQGAASSHSKIIAQCSAGTTILDNDITCYTSVAQILQANDRVYLQQIQKHRHLLMSMGRSFLGIVKLS
- the LOC116921182 gene encoding uncharacterized protein LOC116921182 isoform X2, with the translated sequence MEGENFKTLGTIGDYEIGAKWQWKFSAGTIQTFYLKTLLCISLVLMASTCIFFGLQSSRLLDREAELHQISLTILKLQSEVQLELKEIRKLKAELSVESSTRESDEEDSPVIREKRSISKGSYNITAIHLERNVTFSVTGSNGIINRWHPQWLPSGLESFELEDHNSSLVIPSTGLYLIYAQLCYAATKDNNSYEVRVINQGAASSHSKIIAQCSAGTTILDNDITCYTSVAQILQANDRVYLQQIQKHRHLLMSMGRSFLGIVKLS